The Enterobacter oligotrophicus sequence CTCCTCCCAAAGAGTAACGGAGGAGCACGAAGGTCAGCTAATCCTGGTCGGACATCAGGAGGTTAGTGCAATGGCATAAGCTGGCTTGACTGCGAGCGTGACGGCGCGAGCAGGTGCGAAAGCAGGTCATAGTGATCCGGTGGTTCTGAATGGAAGGGCCATCGCTCAACGGATAAAAGGTACTCCGGGGATAACAGGCTGATACCGCCCAAGAGTTCATATCGACGGCGGTGTTTGGCACCTCGATGTCGGCTCATCACATCCTGGGGCTGAAGTAGGTCCCAAGGGTATGGCTGTTCGCCATTTAAAGTGGTACGCGAGCTGGGTTTAGAACGTCGTGAGACAGTTCGGTCCCTATCTGCCGTGGGCGCTGGAGAACTGAGGGGGGCTGCTCCTAGTACGAGAGGACCGGAGTGGACGCATCACTGGTGTTCGGGTTGTCATGCCAATGGCACTGCCCGGTAGCTAAATGCGGAAGAGATAAGTGCTGAAAGCATCTAAGCACGAAACTTGCCCCGAGATGAGTTCTCCCTGAGACTTTAAGTCTCCTGAAGGAACGTTGAAGACGACGACGTTGATAGGTCGGGTGTGTAAGCGCAGCGATGCGTTGAGCTAACCGATACTAATGAACCGTGAGGCTTAACCTTACAACGCCGAAGGTGTTTTGGCGGTGAGAGACGATATTTTCAGCCTGATACAGATTAACAGAATTTGCCTGGCGGCTGTAGCGCGGTGGTCCCACCTGACCCCATGCCGAACTCAGAAGTGAAACGCCGTAGCGCCGATGGTAGTGTGGGGTCTCCCCATGTGAGAGTAGGGAACTGCCAGGCATCAATTAAGAAGAACCCCGTACCGTAAGGTGCGGGGTTTTTTGCTTTTGTTCTTCCCCCTCCTTGAAACTTTCTCACCTTCCGCTTGCAGGCTCGACATTCAGCCCATTTCTGGGTATGGTTAGCTGTCTGGATGTCTAAACGTTTATACGTATGCTGTGAGGAAATAAGGTTATGCCGATTCGGGTACAGGACGAGTTACCAGCCGTCAATTTCTTGCGTGAAGAGAATGTCTTCGTCATGACGGCTTCACGCGCTACAGGTCAGGAAATTCGCCCGCTGAAGGTGCTTATTCTCAATCTGATGCCTAAAAAGATCGAAACTGAGAACCAGTTCCTGCGTCTGCTTTCGAACTCCCCGCTGCAGGTGGATATCCAGCTTCTGCGTATCGATGCCCGCGAATCACGTAATACGCCTTCTGAGCATCTGAATAACTTTTACTGTAATTTCGATGATATCCGTGAAGAAAACTTTGACGGGTTGATCGTCACCGGTGCCCCGCTGGGCCTGGTTGAATTTAACGATGTCGCTTACTGGCCGCAGATCAAACAGGTGCTGGAGTGGGCAAAGGATCACGTTACGTCCACGTTGTTTGTCTGTTGGGCGGTACAAGCTGCGCTGAATATTCTTTATGGCATCCCGAAGCAAACCCGCACAGAAAAGCTCTCCGGCGTATATGAACACCATATTCTTCATCCACATGCGCTGCTGACACGCGGGTTTGATGACACCTTCCTCGCGCCTCATTCCCGTTATGCTGATTTCCCCGCACAGCTGATCCGCGATTACACCGATCTGGAGATCCTGGCCGAAACGGAACATGGGGATGCTTACCTGTTTGCCAGTAA is a genomic window containing:
- the metA gene encoding homoserine O-acetyltransferase MetA, producing the protein MPIRVQDELPAVNFLREENVFVMTASRATGQEIRPLKVLILNLMPKKIETENQFLRLLSNSPLQVDIQLLRIDARESRNTPSEHLNNFYCNFDDIREENFDGLIVTGAPLGLVEFNDVAYWPQIKQVLEWAKDHVTSTLFVCWAVQAALNILYGIPKQTRTEKLSGVYEHHILHPHALLTRGFDDTFLAPHSRYADFPAQLIRDYTDLEILAETEHGDAYLFASKDKRIAFVTGHPEYDPDTLASEYFRDVEAGLNPDVPYNYFPKNDPQNKPGATWRSHGNLLFTNWLNYYVYQITPYDLRHMNPTLE